The Halanaerobium praevalens DSM 2228 genome contains a region encoding:
- a CDS encoding chemotaxis protein CheX has protein sequence MKAEYINPFIASVNNIFPQLGFEKISKKNVSIKKNNVERSGILMMLGIVGDIEGNIAYYLNFDDAKKIAGQMMMQEDLDELNSMAKSALSELSNMLTANASINLSQNDIDVDITAPSTLFGESFILDMNTNSFISIEMNVDDMVIDINIAIK, from the coding sequence ATGAAAGCAGAGTACATTAATCCTTTTATTGCTTCTGTCAACAATATTTTTCCTCAACTAGGTTTTGAGAAAATAAGTAAAAAAAATGTAAGTATTAAAAAAAATAATGTTGAAAGAAGTGGAATTTTAATGATGTTAGGAATAGTAGGTGATATTGAAGGTAATATTGCTTATTATCTAAACTTTGATGATGCTAAAAAAATTGCAGGTCAGATGATGATGCAGGAAGATTTAGATGAACTAAATAGCATGGCCAAAAGTGCTCTTTCTGAACTATCAAATATGCTAACTGCAAATGCAAGTATTAATCTTTCGCAAAATGATATTGATGTTGATATTACAGCACCTTCTACTCTCTTTGGAGAAAGCTTTATTTTAGATATGAATACAAATAGTTTCATCTCAATCGAAATGAATGTAGATGACATGGTAATTGATATTAATATTGCAATTAAATAA
- a CDS encoding rubrerythrin family protein gives MVQNDQTAQNLRSAFAGESMAYQRYIVWGEKAKEEGFENVALLFKAIANAEQVHAGNHFRAHANEEGGFLVAGGGEFGYSSTSENLVGAIAGEEGEIEQMYPAYSLVAKDQGESEAVRSFHYALEAEQIHAKLFRDAKEHVDQGQDIELEYVSICQVCGHTVVDDIPEKCPVCGEPSSEFRKFTKQIVSE, from the coding sequence ATGGTACAAAATGATCAAACAGCACAAAATTTACGTTCTGCTTTTGCAGGAGAAAGTATGGCTTACCAGAGATACATAGTCTGGGGAGAAAAAGCTAAAGAAGAAGGATTTGAAAATGTAGCTTTATTATTTAAAGCAATTGCTAATGCTGAACAAGTACATGCAGGTAACCATTTTAGAGCTCACGCTAATGAAGAAGGTGGCTTTTTAGTTGCTGGTGGAGGAGAATTTGGTTATAGTTCAACTTCCGAAAACCTTGTTGGAGCTATTGCAGGTGAAGAAGGCGAAATTGAACAGATGTATCCCGCTTATAGCTTAGTTGCTAAAGACCAGGGTGAATCTGAGGCAGTACGCTCTTTTCATTATGCTTTAGAAGCAGAGCAAATTCATGCTAAACTTTTTAGAGATGCTAAAGAACATGTAGATCAAGGTCAAGATATTGAACTTGAATATGTAAGTATTTGTCAGGTTTGTGGACATACTGTTGTTGATGATATTCCTGAAAAATGTCCAGTTTGTGGAGAACCAAGTTCAGAATTTCGTAAATTTACTAAACAAATAGTTTCTGAATAA
- a CDS encoding PfkB family carbohydrate kinase: MLTIEKLTEREKEVLALIKADATISREEIAAKLAISESAVGTYIHHLSNKGYLLGRGYITAPEKKVVVVGGANLDIKGYSPNYIKGSSSPGWVEESSGGVGRNIAEDLGHLGEEVVLLTAISNDHFGEQIKEETKEAGVDISHFKISSALEQKTGVYLAHLDQNGDLIGAVNDMSILKKIDYEYLNEKRKIIETSSILIFDTNLEADTIAYLLELCQNKKMKKIADTVSVEKSLKLKGKLENLDYLRGNLDEIEVVLGLVDIQDSESVQALSVKKRMQKIKDFYAENTSLPELIITAGKDGAYYLKQNETGFEIEHFKAEKVTKTELVETTGAGDALTAGFAAGLMKDYSMAESIKLGIKASALTIKSELTCNPELAKLK; the protein is encoded by the coding sequence GTGCTGACAATAGAAAAGTTAACTGAGAGAGAAAAAGAGGTGCTGGCTTTAATCAAAGCTGATGCTACAATTAGTAGAGAAGAGATAGCAGCTAAACTTGCTATTTCCGAATCAGCGGTTGGAACTTATATCCATCATCTCAGTAATAAAGGTTACCTTCTGGGAAGAGGTTATATTACCGCTCCCGAAAAAAAAGTAGTAGTTGTTGGTGGAGCTAATTTGGATATTAAAGGTTATAGCCCTAATTATATAAAGGGAAGTTCAAGTCCTGGCTGGGTAGAAGAAAGTTCAGGTGGAGTTGGACGTAATATAGCTGAAGATCTAGGTCACTTAGGTGAAGAAGTAGTATTATTGACAGCAATTAGTAATGATCACTTTGGAGAACAGATTAAAGAAGAGACAAAAGAGGCTGGAGTTGATATTTCTCACTTTAAGATTAGTTCTGCTTTAGAACAAAAAACAGGAGTTTATTTGGCTCATTTAGATCAGAATGGAGATTTAATCGGGGCAGTAAATGATATGAGTATTTTGAAAAAAATAGATTATGAATATTTAAATGAAAAAAGAAAAATAATAGAAACTTCATCTATTTTAATTTTTGATACTAATTTAGAAGCAGATACAATTGCTTATTTATTAGAACTTTGTCAGAATAAAAAGATGAAAAAAATAGCAGATACAGTTTCAGTAGAAAAGTCACTTAAGTTAAAAGGTAAATTAGAAAATTTAGATTATCTAAGAGGTAATTTAGATGAGATTGAAGTTGTTTTAGGTTTAGTTGATATTCAAGACTCTGAGTCTGTACAAGCTTTAAGTGTTAAAAAAAGAATGCAGAAAATAAAAGATTTTTATGCAGAAAATACTTCTCTGCCAGAACTAATTATTACTGCTGGTAAAGATGGAGCTTATTATTTAAAACAAAATGAAACAGGTTTTGAGATAGAACACTTTAAAGCAGAAAAAGTAACTAAGACAGAGCTTGTTGAAACAACAGGAGCTGGAGATGCTTTAACTGCTGGTTTTGCTGCGGGTTTAATGAAAGATTATTCTATGGCTGAGTCAATCAAATTGGGAATTAAAGCTTCGGCTTTAACTATCAAATCAGAGTTAACATGTAATCCAGAATTAGCGAAATTAAAATAA
- a CDS encoding ABC transporter permease yields MLFLEKYKKYKHPYITTSIIILIFLIFLSVFAPFLTDYNPVRNNARKRLQPPSKAHFLGTDQYGRDVFTRIIYGIRISMAIGLAVVSLTVIFGGLIGIIAGYYPQLDKVIMRVLDAMMAFPGIIIAISLAAIWGAGKLNIILALSFAYFPKMARIVRSSVISIKDLDYVESAKAAGAKDLRIIFKYILKNSASPIMVQATFNFALAILDEAALSFLGVGIMPPEPSLGAMVTDARTYMVVAPWMIFAPGIMIVLAVLSLNLLGDGLRDLLDPHLKNIIKK; encoded by the coding sequence TTGTTATTTTTAGAAAAATACAAAAAATATAAACATCCATATATTACAACTTCAATAATTATTTTGATTTTTTTAATATTTTTGAGTGTTTTTGCTCCTTTTTTGACAGATTATAATCCAGTTCGAAATAATGCCCGAAAAAGGCTGCAACCTCCCTCAAAAGCACATTTTTTGGGTACAGATCAATATGGAAGAGATGTTTTTACTAGAATAATCTACGGAATTAGAATTTCAATGGCTATTGGTTTAGCAGTAGTCAGCTTAACTGTTATTTTTGGTGGTTTGATTGGAATTATAGCTGGTTATTATCCTCAATTAGATAAAGTTATTATGAGAGTTTTAGATGCTATGATGGCTTTTCCGGGGATTATTATTGCTATTTCTTTAGCTGCTATTTGGGGAGCAGGTAAATTAAATATTATTTTAGCTTTATCTTTTGCCTATTTTCCTAAAATGGCAAGAATAGTTAGGAGTTCAGTTATTTCAATTAAAGATTTAGATTATGTTGAGTCTGCTAAAGCAGCTGGAGCTAAAGATCTGAGAATTATATTTAAGTATATTTTAAAAAATTCAGCTTCTCCGATTATGGTTCAAGCTACATTTAATTTCGCTTTGGCAATTTTAGATGAGGCAGCACTTAGCTTTTTAGGAGTAGGTATTATGCCTCCAGAACCAAGTTTAGGAGCTATGGTAACTGATGCTAGAACTTATATGGTTGTGGCTCCTTGGATGATTTTTGCTCCTGGGATAATGATTGTTTTGGCTGTTTTATCACTAAATTTATTAGGTGATGGCTTAAGGGATTTATTAGATCCACATTTAAAAAATATAATAAAAAAATAA
- a CDS encoding response regulator, producing MEKLKVFIVDDSKFSTQIIKDSLDKEKFEIVGSALTEEEALAKAPELEPDLVTMDMTLKKSDGISCSRKLFAKIPDLNIIAISSMKDDEIIRQAKAEGIFDYLQKPIDKDELNEVLNELFHYEQILEELKSKYKSAFKESLETNIKRTLETGVDTVESSAAEREDKKLSGLSIIIGFIGKSKGRIILDTSKKTAKKITASFLGRESDDQSFIMDALSEFTNIIVGNAVSMLNKDISGLNLRLSPPTTFYGDDLKFSFPKSENTSFVIESEEDYIFMNVSLEGGKTNESRVH from the coding sequence GTGGAAAAATTAAAAGTTTTTATAGTCGATGATTCTAAATTTTCAACTCAGATAATTAAAGACTCTTTAGATAAAGAGAAATTTGAAATTGTAGGCAGTGCTCTCACAGAGGAAGAAGCTTTAGCAAAGGCCCCAGAATTAGAACCAGATTTAGTAACAATGGACATGACCTTAAAAAAATCTGATGGTATTAGCTGTAGTAGAAAATTATTTGCCAAAATACCTGATCTCAACATAATTGCTATTAGCTCAATGAAAGATGATGAGATTATTAGACAAGCAAAAGCTGAAGGAATTTTTGATTATTTACAAAAACCAATTGATAAAGACGAATTAAATGAAGTTTTAAATGAACTGTTTCATTATGAGCAAATTTTAGAAGAATTAAAAAGTAAATACAAAAGTGCTTTTAAAGAGTCTTTAGAAACTAATATTAAGAGAACACTTGAGACTGGAGTAGATACTGTAGAAAGTTCTGCAGCAGAAAGAGAAGATAAAAAATTAAGTGGCCTATCTATAATTATTGGTTTTATTGGTAAAAGTAAAGGTCGAATTATTTTAGACACTTCTAAAAAAACTGCTAAAAAAATTACTGCCTCTTTCTTAGGTAGAGAAAGTGATGATCAAAGCTTTATTATGGATGCTTTAAGCGAATTTACTAATATTATTGTTGGTAATGCAGTTTCAATGCTAAATAAAGATATTAGTGGCTTAAATTTACGTTTATCACCTCCAACTACTTTTTATGGTGATGACCTTAAATTTTCTTTTCCTAAAAGTGAAAATACTTCTTTTGTCATTGAATCAGAAGAAGATTACATTTTTATGAATGTCAGCTTAGAAGGGGGCAAAACTAATGAAAGCAGAGTACATTAA
- the typA gene encoding translational GTPase TypA produces MDKREIINLAVIAHVDAGKSTLVDAFLNQSGVFRENEDVVDCIMDSNDLERERGITIYSKNCAIEHNGVKINIVDTPGHADFSSEVERVIKAVDSAILIVDASEGPMPQTRFVLKKSLEKGIKPIVFINKIDKNNQRAEEVHDEILDLFIELSADDEQLEFPVIYGIAVEGKAFYDLNDESENLDPLFETIIESVKSYPDLDDKPLQMQVYDLAYDDYLGRIGLGRVYQGTISDGQQVEVYKRDGSTKKGKITKLSVYEGLKQNAVEETHSGEIVSIAGLPDISIGETVCEVGKVDPLPMMEIAEPTLAMYFLVNDSPFAGLEGEYLTTRHLKARLDRELEVNVGLKVEKAENTEAFKVSGRGELHLSILLENMRREGYEVSVSKPEVLMKEIDGKKHEPIEQVMVELPEKYSGTVINKLNQRKGIMQSMLPEGDYVHLEYLVPTRGLIGFRSEFINDTSGEGTLIRSFAKYEPFKGEVPKRKNGVLISNQEGTAMGYALSNLEARGEMFIEPGTKVYAGMIIGLHSRDNDLTVNACKNKKLTNVRASGSDDSINLAPAKKFTLEQALEFIEDDELVEITPKAIRLRKKILNEKMRMRKSK; encoded by the coding sequence GTGGATAAAAGAGAAATAATTAATTTGGCAGTTATTGCCCATGTTGATGCTGGTAAATCAACTTTAGTTGATGCGTTTTTAAACCAGAGTGGAGTGTTTAGAGAAAATGAAGATGTAGTAGATTGTATTATGGATAGTAATGATTTAGAACGTGAGCGGGGAATTACTATTTATTCCAAAAACTGTGCAATCGAGCATAATGGAGTTAAAATTAATATTGTAGATACTCCTGGTCATGCTGATTTTTCTTCTGAGGTAGAAAGAGTTATTAAGGCAGTTGATTCTGCAATTTTGATAGTCGATGCTTCTGAAGGTCCAATGCCACAAACAAGATTTGTTTTGAAAAAATCTTTAGAAAAAGGAATCAAACCTATTGTTTTTATTAATAAAATTGATAAAAATAATCAAAGAGCAGAAGAAGTTCATGATGAAATACTGGATCTTTTTATTGAGCTTTCGGCTGATGATGAACAATTAGAGTTCCCTGTAATTTATGGAATTGCAGTTGAAGGGAAAGCTTTTTATGATCTCAATGATGAGAGTGAGAATTTAGATCCGCTTTTTGAAACAATTATTGAAAGTGTAAAAAGTTATCCAGATTTAGATGATAAACCTTTGCAAATGCAGGTTTATGATTTAGCTTATGATGATTATTTAGGTAGAATTGGCCTGGGAAGAGTTTACCAGGGTACAATTTCAGATGGTCAGCAGGTTGAAGTTTATAAGCGTGATGGTTCAACTAAAAAAGGTAAAATTACTAAATTATCTGTTTACGAAGGTTTAAAGCAAAATGCAGTTGAGGAAACTCATAGTGGAGAGATTGTTTCAATTGCTGGTTTACCTGATATTTCAATTGGAGAAACAGTTTGTGAAGTTGGCAAAGTTGATCCTTTACCAATGATGGAAATTGCCGAACCAACTTTGGCTATGTACTTTTTGGTTAATGATTCTCCTTTTGCTGGTTTAGAAGGTGAATATTTAACAACTCGTCACCTTAAAGCAAGATTAGATAGAGAATTAGAGGTTAATGTGGGCTTAAAAGTAGAAAAAGCTGAGAATACAGAAGCTTTTAAAGTTTCTGGTCGAGGAGAGCTGCATCTTTCTATTTTATTAGAAAATATGAGAAGAGAAGGTTATGAAGTATCTGTTTCTAAGCCCGAAGTTTTAATGAAAGAAATTGATGGTAAAAAACATGAACCAATTGAGCAAGTAATGGTTGAATTACCTGAAAAATATTCAGGAACTGTAATTAATAAATTAAATCAGCGTAAGGGAATTATGCAGTCAATGCTGCCTGAAGGTGATTATGTTCATTTAGAATATTTAGTTCCAACTCGCGGTCTAATTGGTTTTAGAAGTGAATTTATTAATGATACTAGTGGAGAAGGAACTTTAATTCGTTCATTTGCAAAATATGAACCATTTAAAGGAGAAGTTCCTAAACGTAAAAATGGAGTTTTAATTTCAAATCAAGAAGGAACAGCAATGGGTTATGCTCTTTCTAATTTAGAAGCCCGGGGAGAAATGTTTATCGAGCCGGGAACTAAAGTTTATGCAGGGATGATCATTGGTTTACACAGTCGGGATAATGATTTAACTGTTAATGCCTGTAAAAATAAGAAATTAACTAATGTTAGAGCTTCAGGTTCTGATGATTCTATTAACCTTGCTCCTGCCAAGAAGTTCACTTTAGAGCAGGCTTTAGAGTTTATAGAAGATGATGAGCTTGTTGAAATAACTCCGAAGGCGATTCGTCTCCGCAAAAAAATATTAAATGAAAAAATGAGAATGAGAAAAAGTAAGTAA
- a CDS encoding bifunctional diguanylate cyclase/phosphodiesterase: MKENKVKWYNSLLIKVNWAIVIIIIIFIAILTFAINQYISNKLNGYLKEYNLEIVKSLQKDVNKILDNGENALKITADLLAESPKTESEILSLFEKVKNNYQEFEYIYLANQKGEIIIKPQIQLPAAFDPRQRNWYQKAVKENKLIWTDAYLDANQRYLMITVALPLLDQRGARVGVLAADIRLSELSSQIVDKKIGQTGYPFIINKKGQIIVHPNDKLIEERYNVSQAFNPQVVFENKNGFLEYNFKGQKKIAAYLTLARLDSVIFSQIAAKEVFMIKDEIRNMIFKMGLVVLIILTISVLCINKKYLLNPLSELVNQISKVASRNYNVQIKERKDDEIGLVYKEFNNMTEEINAAYQQLAAYNQEITALNGELEHQAKHDLLTGIANRRSFLEELQFELAKSKKTTIILLDLDNFKEINDTLGHVYGDQILKKFSSLLAELENKLVSVARFGGDEFLILLKETDSPQKIKKYIKKIKKLAVNHLEINKQELYLGFSLGIASYPKDAKNSYDLITKADTAMYEAKKLYNQDYLFYNQKMINKMKNKKLIKEKLQKALKNDGFELKYQPQVKIKTGEIEYLEALIRFKDYKISPGQFIPVAEEYRLINQIGRWVTEKAIKELAVLNNKKGRNIKISINFSAQQLNDQGYIEFLTAKLKENRVAPEFLEIEITESLLINNEAKAIKYLTELSDLGIKLALDDFGTGYSSLNYVNYISFDKVKLDKKLIEEFLAYDNLETISSLIALFNSIKLPVVAEGVETREQYQKLKSINCDYIQGYLFSKPVLAAKLDKLLSQTFN; encoded by the coding sequence ATGAAAGAAAATAAAGTTAAATGGTATAATAGCCTATTAATTAAAGTTAATTGGGCTATTGTCATTATTATTATAATTTTTATTGCAATTTTAACTTTTGCAATTAACCAATATATTTCCAATAAATTGAATGGATATTTAAAAGAATATAATTTAGAAATCGTTAAATCATTACAAAAAGATGTTAATAAAATTTTAGATAATGGAGAAAATGCTCTTAAAATTACTGCTGATTTGTTAGCTGAGTCTCCTAAAACTGAAAGTGAAATTTTGAGTTTATTTGAAAAAGTCAAAAATAATTATCAGGAGTTTGAATATATTTATTTAGCTAATCAAAAGGGAGAAATTATTATTAAACCTCAGATTCAATTACCAGCTGCTTTTGATCCGCGTCAGCGAAACTGGTATCAAAAGGCAGTTAAGGAAAACAAGCTTATCTGGACAGATGCTTATTTAGATGCAAACCAAAGATATTTAATGATTACAGTTGCTTTACCACTTTTAGATCAAAGGGGAGCAAGAGTAGGTGTTTTAGCAGCTGATATTAGATTAAGTGAACTAAGTAGTCAGATAGTAGATAAAAAAATTGGTCAAACTGGTTATCCTTTTATTATTAATAAAAAAGGTCAAATTATAGTCCATCCCAATGACAAACTAATTGAAGAAAGATATAATGTCAGTCAGGCTTTTAATCCTCAAGTAGTATTTGAAAATAAAAATGGTTTTTTGGAATATAATTTTAAAGGCCAAAAAAAGATTGCAGCTTATTTAACTTTAGCGAGATTGGATAGTGTTATATTTTCGCAAATAGCAGCAAAAGAAGTTTTTATGATTAAAGATGAAATTAGAAATATGATTTTTAAAATGGGTTTAGTAGTTTTAATTATTTTGACTATTTCAGTTTTATGTATTAATAAAAAATATTTATTAAATCCTTTATCTGAATTAGTTAATCAAATTAGCAAAGTAGCTTCTCGTAATTATAATGTTCAAATTAAAGAGAGAAAAGACGATGAAATCGGCTTAGTATATAAAGAATTTAACAACATGACAGAAGAAATTAATGCAGCTTATCAGCAGTTAGCAGCTTATAATCAGGAAATAACTGCTTTAAATGGTGAATTAGAACATCAGGCAAAACACGACTTATTAACTGGAATAGCTAATCGCAGAAGTTTTTTAGAAGAATTACAGTTTGAATTAGCAAAATCAAAAAAAACAACAATAATTTTACTTGATTTAGATAATTTTAAAGAAATAAATGATACTTTAGGACATGTTTATGGAGATCAAATTTTAAAGAAATTTAGTAGTTTATTAGCAGAATTAGAAAATAAATTAGTTTCAGTTGCTAGATTTGGGGGGGATGAATTTTTGATTTTACTTAAAGAAACAGATTCTCCTCAAAAAATAAAAAAATATATTAAAAAGATCAAAAAATTAGCAGTAAATCATTTAGAAATTAATAAGCAAGAATTATATCTTGGTTTTAGTTTGGGAATTGCTAGTTATCCAAAAGATGCTAAAAATAGTTATGATTTAATTACTAAAGCAGATACAGCAATGTATGAAGCTAAAAAATTATATAACCAAGACTATTTATTTTATAATCAAAAAATGATTAATAAAATGAAAAATAAAAAATTAATTAAAGAAAAGTTACAAAAGGCTCTAAAAAATGATGGTTTTGAATTAAAATATCAACCCCAAGTTAAAATTAAAACTGGAGAAATCGAATATTTAGAAGCTTTAATTAGATTTAAAGATTATAAAATTTCTCCAGGTCAATTTATACCAGTAGCAGAAGAATATCGTTTAATTAATCAAATTGGACGCTGGGTGACTGAAAAAGCAATTAAAGAATTAGCTGTTTTAAATAATAAAAAAGGTAGAAATATAAAAATATCTATTAATTTTTCTGCTCAACAATTAAATGATCAGGGTTATATAGAATTTTTGACTGCGAAATTAAAAGAAAATAGGGTTGCACCTGAGTTTTTAGAAATAGAAATAACTGAAAGTCTTTTAATTAATAATGAGGCAAAAGCAATTAAATATTTAACAGAGTTATCTGATTTAGGAATTAAATTAGCTTTAGATGATTTTGGTACTGGTTATTCTTCTCTAAATTATGTTAATTATATTTCTTTTGATAAAGTTAAATTAGATAAAAAATTAATAGAAGAATTTTTAGCTTATGATAATTTAGAAACTATATCAAGTTTAATTGCTCTTTTTAATAGTATTAAGTTACCAGTTGTAGCTGAAGGAGTAGAAACTAGAGAACAGTATCAGAAATTAAAATCGATTAATTGTGATTATATTCAGGGCTATTTATTTAGTAAACCAGTTTTAGCAGCTAAATTAGATAAGTTATTAAGTCAAACTTTTAATTAG
- a CDS encoding cold-shock protein, which yields MYTGTVKWFDGKKGFGFIEREDGDDVFAHFSAIEEEGFKNLEEGQEVEFEIVEGDRGPQAANIVKL from the coding sequence ATTTATACAGGAACAGTTAAGTGGTTTGATGGGAAAAAAGGTTTTGGCTTTATTGAAAGAGAAGACGGAGACGACGTGTTCGCACACTTCTCAGCAATTGAAGAAGAAGGCTTCAAAAACCTTGAAGAAGGTCAAGAAGTAGAATTTGAAATCGTAGAAGGCGACCGCGGCCCACAAGCTGCTAATATCGTTAAATTATAA
- a CDS encoding desulfoferrodoxin family protein, with amino-acid sequence MGYYDLKKLENTGEDKTALEKKHVPYIQCPDKVKKGEYFEVTVTFGKEITHPMGPDHYIQYFDLYANYASLARVDFTPDMKAEATLTLKLEESCDLNVYAFCNLHDHWEGSKSIEVVE; translated from the coding sequence ATGGGTTATTATGATCTTAAGAAGTTAGAAAACACTGGAGAAGATAAGACAGCCTTAGAGAAAAAACATGTTCCTTATATTCAATGTCCTGATAAAGTAAAAAAAGGGGAATATTTTGAGGTGACAGTTACTTTTGGTAAGGAAATTACTCATCCAATGGGTCCAGATCATTATATTCAGTATTTTGATCTTTATGCTAATTACGCAAGCCTTGCTAGAGTAGATTTTACACCTGATATGAAAGCAGAAGCTACTTTAACTCTTAAATTAGAAGAATCTTGTGACTTAAATGTATATGCATTCTGTAACTTACATGATCACTGGGAAGGTTCCAAATCAATTGAAGTTGTAGAATAA
- a CDS encoding ABC transporter permease, whose translation MRNYIIKRILLLIPIIFIVAIIAFFITNLMPGDPVRVILGNMASEAEVLRLEKSLGFDQPLLIRFFKWFTAILKGDFGNSLYLNAPVSEILLKRLEPTFLIAIFAEITGITAGILLGILAAAKHQKILDQLSITFSLLGISIPSFWLALILMFFFSVKLGWFPVSGYEKIAEAGFGSFKYLVLPAVTLAFMQAGIIARMTRSAMLETLSQDYIRTAKSKGLAAKKVIFKHALKNSMLPVITVIGHNFAILLGGTWIVETIFVIPGTGFMAINAIMRRDIPVIQASIIFVAIIYVSLNLLVDLSYAFLNPKIRYN comes from the coding sequence ATGCGTAATTATATAATTAAGCGAATTTTATTATTAATCCCCATAATTTTTATAGTAGCTATTATTGCTTTTTTTATAACAAATTTAATGCCTGGAGATCCAGTGCGAGTTATTTTAGGTAATATGGCTTCAGAAGCAGAAGTACTTAGATTAGAAAAAAGTTTAGGTTTTGATCAGCCACTTTTAATTAGGTTTTTTAAGTGGTTTACAGCAATTTTGAAAGGAGATTTTGGTAATTCTCTTTACTTAAATGCTCCAGTTTCAGAAATTTTACTTAAGCGGCTTGAACCGACATTTTTAATTGCTATTTTCGCTGAAATAACAGGTATAACTGCTGGTATTTTATTAGGGATTTTAGCAGCAGCTAAGCATCAAAAAATTTTAGATCAGCTTTCAATTACTTTTTCACTTTTAGGGATTTCTATTCCGAGTTTTTGGCTGGCCTTAATTTTAATGTTTTTCTTTTCAGTTAAATTAGGTTGGTTTCCAGTTAGTGGTTATGAAAAAATTGCTGAGGCAGGTTTTGGTAGTTTTAAATATTTAGTTTTGCCAGCTGTGACTTTAGCTTTTATGCAGGCTGGTATTATAGCTCGGATGACTAGAAGCGCAATGTTAGAAACTCTTAGTCAAGATTATATTAGAACAGCTAAAAGTAAGGGTTTGGCTGCTAAAAAAGTTATTTTTAAACATGCACTTAAAAATTCTATGTTACCAGTAATTACTGTTATTGGGCATAACTTTGCTATTTTATTGGGAGGAACTTGGATTGTAGAAACTATTTTTGTGATTCCAGGCACAGGTTTTATGGCTATTAATGCTATTATGAGACGAGATATCCCGGTAATTCAAGCTTCAATTATTTTTGTGGCGATTATTTATGTTAGCTTAAATTTATTAGTTGATTTAAGTTATGCATTTTTAAATCCTAAAATACGTTATAACTAA
- a CDS encoding pseudouridine-5'-phosphate glycosidase, protein MKNLEKYLDIKDEVKEALEAGKPVIALESTIIAHGMPYPRNIETALEIEDILRENGVMPATIGIIDGRIKVGLTKEEVEFLGQSDEVAKVSRRDFPIVLGEKQHGATTVAGTMIAAELAGIKIFVTGGIGGVHRGAETSFDVSADLEELKRTSVAVISAGAKSILDIGLTLEKLETFGVPVLSYQTDEIPAFYSRHSGFKSDYKLDTPEQAAAILKSKWEIGLEGGVLITNPVPKADEIEYSLIEEKIEQALVEAEKEGISGKEMTPFLLDRIKEITDGQSLETNISLVRNNAIVGAKIANAFAK, encoded by the coding sequence ATGAAAAACTTAGAAAAATATTTAGATATTAAAGACGAGGTAAAAGAGGCACTTGAGGCAGGAAAACCAGTTATTGCTCTAGAATCAACTATTATTGCTCATGGAATGCCTTATCCTAGAAATATTGAAACTGCTCTAGAAATCGAAGATATTTTAAGAGAAAATGGTGTTATGCCAGCTACTATTGGAATAATTGATGGTAGAATTAAAGTTGGATTAACTAAAGAAGAAGTAGAATTTTTAGGCCAATCTGACGAAGTTGCTAAAGTAAGCCGCCGTGATTTCCCAATTGTTTTAGGTGAAAAACAACATGGAGCAACTACAGTTGCTGGAACAATGATTGCTGCTGAACTAGCAGGAATCAAGATTTTTGTAACAGGTGGAATTGGTGGAGTTCACAGAGGAGCAGAAACTAGCTTTGATGTATCTGCCGATTTAGAAGAACTCAAAAGAACTTCAGTTGCTGTAATCTCTGCTGGAGCTAAATCAATTTTAGATATTGGTTTAACTTTAGAAAAATTAGAAACTTTTGGAGTGCCTGTGCTCAGTTATCAAACAGATGAGATACCTGCTTTTTACAGCCGTCACAGTGGTTTTAAATCAGATTATAAATTAGATACTCCTGAACAAGCTGCAGCTATTTTGAAATCGAAATGGGAAATCGGGCTTGAGGGTGGAGTTTTAATTACTAATCCAGTACCAAAGGCAGATGAAATAGAATATTCCCTAATTGAAGAAAAAATTGAGCAAGCTTTAGTTGAAGCAGAAAAAGAGGGAATTAGTGGTAAAGAAATGACTCCTTTCTTACTTGATAGAATTAAAGAAATTACTGATGGTCAGAGCTTAGAAACTAATATTTCTTTAGTTAGAAATAATGCAATAGTTGGAGCTAAAATTGCTAATGCTTTTGCTAAATAA